The Nocardioides sp. S5 genome includes a window with the following:
- the glgB gene encoding 1,4-alpha-glucan branching protein GlgB, with amino-acid sequence MTDPNGTTRTYAPGELDLHLIGEGRHEELWKVLGAQATDTGTSFRVWAPNALEVQVAGEWAGWDGAAHPMTKLDGSGVWHAHVEGVGSGAQYKYRLRGSDGQWGDRADPLAQYAEKPPSSASVVWRSQHEWNDDAWLEARRTSQPVDEAMSIYEVHLASWRKHYSGEIYTWDQLADALVPYVSDLGFTHVEFMPVMQHPFGGSWGYHVTSYFAPDARFGDPDGLKRLIDRLHQAGVGVILDWVPGHFATDEWALARFDGTPLYEDPNPQRGWHKEWGSHIFNFGRHEVRNFLYANAVYWLEEYHADGLRVDGVASMIYLDYAREHGEWSPNVHGGRENLEAVQFLQEMNATVYKRVPGIVTIAEESTAWPGVTGPTSDGGLGFGFKWNMGWMHDSLNYVSQDPLYRSHHHGQMTFSLVYAYAENYVLPISHDEVVHGKGSLLRKMPGDRWQQLANLRAYLAYMWAHPGKQLLFMGCEFGQESEWAESRELDWWLLEHPEHAGVHAMVRDMNATYAASGALWGRDNDPAGFAWIDANDAGRNTFSFVRRSPGHPDLVCVANFAGTPHEGYRLGLPDSGRWTEVLNTDAESYSGSGVGNLGSITAVAGEHHGQPAYADIVVPPLATVWFRKDD; translated from the coding sequence ATGACCGACCCGAACGGCACCACCCGCACCTACGCCCCCGGAGAGCTCGACCTCCACCTCATCGGCGAGGGCCGCCACGAGGAGCTGTGGAAGGTGCTCGGCGCCCAGGCGACCGACACCGGCACGTCCTTCCGCGTCTGGGCCCCCAACGCGCTCGAGGTCCAGGTGGCCGGCGAGTGGGCCGGCTGGGACGGCGCGGCCCATCCGATGACGAAGCTCGACGGCTCGGGCGTGTGGCACGCCCACGTCGAGGGTGTCGGCTCGGGTGCGCAGTACAAGTACCGCCTCCGTGGCTCCGACGGCCAGTGGGGCGACCGGGCCGACCCGCTCGCCCAGTACGCCGAGAAGCCGCCGAGCTCGGCGTCGGTCGTGTGGCGCTCGCAGCACGAGTGGAACGACGACGCGTGGCTCGAGGCGCGGCGCACCAGCCAGCCCGTCGACGAGGCGATGTCGATCTACGAGGTGCACCTCGCGTCGTGGCGCAAGCACTACTCCGGCGAGATCTACACCTGGGACCAGCTGGCCGACGCGCTCGTGCCCTACGTCTCCGACCTCGGCTTCACCCACGTCGAGTTCATGCCGGTCATGCAGCACCCCTTCGGCGGCTCGTGGGGCTACCACGTGACGTCCTACTTCGCCCCCGACGCCCGCTTCGGCGACCCCGACGGCCTCAAGCGGCTCATCGACCGGCTGCACCAGGCCGGCGTCGGTGTCATCCTGGACTGGGTGCCCGGGCACTTCGCCACCGACGAGTGGGCCCTGGCCCGCTTCGACGGCACGCCGCTCTACGAGGACCCCAACCCCCAGCGCGGCTGGCACAAGGAGTGGGGCTCGCACATCTTCAACTTCGGGCGCCACGAGGTCCGCAACTTCCTCTACGCCAACGCGGTCTACTGGCTCGAGGAGTACCACGCCGATGGCCTGCGCGTGGACGGCGTCGCCTCGATGATCTACCTCGACTACGCCCGTGAGCACGGCGAGTGGTCGCCCAACGTCCACGGCGGCCGCGAGAACCTCGAGGCCGTGCAGTTCCTCCAGGAGATGAACGCCACCGTCTACAAGCGCGTCCCCGGCATCGTCACGATCGCCGAGGAGTCCACCGCGTGGCCGGGCGTCACCGGCCCCACCAGCGACGGCGGCCTGGGCTTCGGCTTCAAGTGGAACATGGGCTGGATGCACGACTCGCTCAACTACGTCTCCCAGGACCCGCTCTACCGCAGCCACCACCACGGCCAGATGACCTTCTCGCTGGTCTACGCCTACGCGGAGAACTACGTCCTGCCGATCAGCCACGACGAGGTCGTGCACGGCAAGGGATCCCTGCTGCGCAAGATGCCGGGAGACCGCTGGCAGCAGCTGGCCAACCTGCGCGCCTACCTCGCCTACATGTGGGCCCACCCCGGCAAGCAGCTGCTCTTCATGGGCTGCGAGTTCGGCCAGGAGTCCGAGTGGGCCGAGAGCCGCGAGCTCGACTGGTGGCTCCTCGAGCACCCCGAGCACGCCGGCGTGCACGCCATGGTCCGCGACATGAATGCCACGTACGCCGCCTCCGGCGCGCTGTGGGGCCGCGACAACGACCCCGCAGGCTTCGCGTGGATCGACGCCAACGACGCGGGGCGCAACACGTTCTCGTTCGTACGCCGCTCCCCCGGCCACCCCGACCTGGTCTGCGTGGCCAACTTCGCCGGCACCCCGCACGAGGGCTACCGCCTCGGGCTCCCGGACTCCGGGCGGTGGACCGAGGTGCTCAACACCGACGCCGAGTCCTACTCCGGCTCCGGGGTGGGCAACCTCGGCTCGATCACCGCGGTCGCCGGCGAGCACCACGGCCAGCCGGCGTACGCCGACATCGTGGTCCCGCCGCTCGCGACGGTCTGGTTCCGCAAGGACGACTGA